acaccaaacgagtcggccaaggaaaacaacagctgaagtgtggagaaagaatccCAACAGCTCGATCCCCAGCCCATGTGcctccttgggcaagacactgaaccccaggtCGCTTCTGATGGCAACTTCTGCTGTCAttgatgtgtgaatgtgtgtaaatgggtcactgagaaacagtgtaaagtgctttgtagaactgctaaggttaaaaggctctatattaaatttttatttcgTTGTACAGCTGTGCAATGACGAAAAAGGCATTCATCATTAtcataagtgcagaccatttatttaccatttacaagctcatctgtgaaacatggtggaggtagcgtcatggcttgggcttacatggctgcttctggaacattctcactaatctttattgataatgGAACTACCATTGATGATGGTATCAgctgaatgaattcagaagtttacaggaacattttacagagaaacacatccgaatgaatcaggaggaacttcatcatgcagtaagacaacGATCtgaaacacacttccacctcaacacagaacttcatcagggggaaaagtggaaggttttagactggacaagtcaatcagcagaccttcacccaactgatcagcatttcacctcctgaagaggagactgaagggagaaaccccccaaaacaaacaactactgaaagaagctgcagtaaaaacctggagaagcttctcagaagaagaaaccagcagtttggtgtgagtgagtcgcaggattgatgcagttactgcgagTAAAAAGAAACGCAACtaaatataaagtgttatttacttcaagatttTTCCTCACCTGAAAAATGTGtgttctgatacaaaaggttctgtaTTTTATGGTGTtaaacacgtctagatgtaaatatcaggaaataaaagctgaaatcctctCGGCCCAtctccatcttttcatctcaaacacagatgtctttggtgtagagcacacacacatgtgaacCGGCCTCGTGTTCCTATAGTTTCTAGGGGGACTCTGTGTAAGTGTttttatatctgtgtgtgtgtgtatcagattGTTCTGGAGAACAGCAGTCGTGAGGATAAACACGAGTGTCCGTTTGGTCGGTGTGTGATTGAGCTGACGAGAATGTTGTGTGAAATACTGCAGGTTGGAGAACTACGTATGTAACACACacgcaatacacacacacaatgcacacacacaatacacacacgcaATACCCACACGcaatacacaaaaacaatacacacacaatacacacaatacacacacacacataaataacttttaaacacacactaagATAAAGTAAATGGAAAagtaaatattgtgtgtgtgtgtgtgtgtgtgtgtgtgtgtgtgtgtgtagcaaatGAGGGCTGTAATGATTACCACCCGATGTTCTTCACTCATGATCGAGCGTGGGAGGAGTTTTTCTGTGTCTGCATCCAGCTGCTTAATAAAACATGGAAGGAGATGAGAGCCACGACCGAGGACTtcaacaaggtgtgtgtgtgtgtgtgtgtgtgtgtgtgtgtgtgtacattgattcattcatttattcattttccttcTGCTTTTCCTTGTGGGGGGTTGCTATGGCAACAGGCTGAGAAGGTCAGTCCAGATTTCTCTATCCCTGGCCACAGACTCCAGCTCCAAGCCCCATCGCTCCACATGTCTCCGTCACTCCCAACATCAGCATTGAATTCCGCCAGGAGCACTATGTAGTCAGTTGGAGGTTCCCTCTTCTGCATCTCCTCCACTTTCTCCAGGAACTTGCTCCGAACTGCTATTTGGATTTTACCCAGAAACAGCAGTCAGATTTGTCCTTCCTGAGACTCGAACCCTCACTGAGGCAACCCTCTTGGGAAAAACTCCAGCTGTGAGGTCCTCAGCCTGGGATTGATGAGTATCTCCACACCCTCTTGAGGGACATTTGAAGTAGGAGAGAGTCCAATCCTGATGAAGAAGTTTGATATTGGAGCACATGCTGCGTATGTGGATGTAAAAACGATTATATCTAGTCCAGATCTTTTCATCTCACATGCTATCTCAGGCTCTTTGCCAGCGAGGTGACATTCCACAAGCCAGCAGTTTCCCATCCTTCAGCTTACAAGTGGTGACACCACAAGATGGCTACTCCTTTCCACATCAGGCAGAGTGTGACAGGGTTATGGTGGTGCCCTGGTCACCAGACGCTCGGCTGCAGACTCCACCCCCAGGTCTGGCTCCAGGAGCGTGTACTGGTTGCCCTGATCTGAGCAGGGTACGCTTAACCTTTTTCGTACATTTCATGGAGGCGTTTAAGATCACTCTTTGTCTGACCTTTCTCCTCAGATCTGTTCTCTAAGGGTAGATCTACTGAGAGTGTGGGACTCACAGTGAAAATCCTGAGGTTCACAAACCTCTGCAAAGGTCTCAATCCATGAgggggtgtgtgtatatatgtatataaatatgtatatataaaaataaatggtgaatgtgtgtgtgtgcaggtgatgCAGGTGGTCCGGGAGCAGATTGTGCGTGTGTTAGCGATGAAGCCACTGACTCTAGATCAGTTGAAGGTGAAGCTGTACAATTTGAGTTACTCAGAAATCCTGAGACTGAGACACTCTGAGAGGGTGAACCAGGACGACTTCCACTCCGCACCCATCATGTGagacactcatacacactccatAACCACGCCCCCTCTACAACCACACCCCCTATACTGTATACCCACACTCATCTATAACCACGCCCCCTCTACAACCACACCCTCTATACTGTATACCCACACTCATCTATAACCACACCCCCTCTACAACCACACCCCCTATACTGTATACCCACACTCCTCTATAGCCACGCCCCCTCTACAACAACACCCCATATACTCTATACCCACACTCATCTATAATCAGTCCCCCTGTATAACCATGCTTATCTATAACCACACCTCCTGTATAACCACGCCCCCTGTATAACCACACTCATCTATAACCACACCCCTCTACAACCACGCCCCCTGTATAACCACACTCATCTATAACCACACCCCCTCTACAACCACACCCCCTATACTGTATACCCACACTCCTCTATAGCCACGCACCCTCTACAACAACACCCCATATACTCTATACCCACACTCATCTATAATCAGTCCCCCTGTATAACCATGCTTATCTATAACCACACCTCCTGTATAACCACGCCCCCTGTATAACCACACTCATCTATAACCACACCCCTCTACAACCACGCCCCCTGTATAACCACACTCATCTATAACCACACCCCTCTACAACCACATCCCCTATACTGTATACCCACACTCATCTGTAGTCACTCCCCCTATATAACCACTTCCATTCTGCTTCGATCATGTAAgagttttatttacacacacacacacacacacatatatatatatatatatatatatatatatatatgtatataaccaCTCACAAAAACTGCTTTATACAAAAAAGTTTCCTGTTCATTCTTGAAGTTAAAGTTGAGTTTAGATGTTAGTGAATTACAGGAATtcacacctctgtgtgtgtgtgtgtgtgtgtaacagtgagCTGCGTGAAAGGATCCAGCCGGAGATTTTGGAGCTGATTAAACAGCAGAGACTGAACCGGCTGTGTGAGGGGAGCTGCTTCAGGAAACTCGCACACCGACGCAGACAAGGTTAACtctattagtattattagtagtactatagattatatactatataagtcatgtttttaaattatattgtacatAATCAGAATTTTCAAGCAAATCAATTGTAAATCTTTGGCTTTTCAGAGAAGTTTTGGTTCTGCCGTTTATCTCTGAACCATAAAGTTCTACATTATGGTGATCTGGACGAGTCTCCGCAGGGTGAAGTGCCTTTTGAAATGCTCACCGATAAAAGTGAGAGAAGCGAAAACTTATATTTCACATGCATTTTTGGAATAAACGTTTTCTTTGAATACAAGCCATGTAACTAGTATTACCTTGGTGCTAGTGTAAACCTGTAAAGCCCATAACTACACTTGCTAAAATTAGCATCTGAGTAATGTCTccaaagagagagatacactgCAAAACtaccacaacacaacacaaaattaCCAAAACAATCTACATTTACTAAAACAAAAACCTAATTTAccacaacacaaaaaaatgctaataaaacaatTAGAATTTAGcacaaaataaaccaaatttATCACAGAATGAGCCATAATGACCACAACACAAAAAATGATTACAAAACAACCAAATGTACCACAAAACAATCACTTTTACAACAAAACAGCCAAAATTACACTCAAACATTCAAGTTTACTAGAACACAATTTAAACTTACCAAAAACTAACCAAATGTACCACAAAATGAACCATAATTACCACAACACAGAAGATACTATAGAACTATCCAAATTGATTAGAAAACTATCTAAAAACTAAATCTGCATTTATAACAACACAATCAAAGTTATGACAAAATGAACCCAAACTGCCTCAGCACAAAagatttgagtgtgtgtgtgagtgtgtgtgcgtgtgcgtgtgtgagtgagtgtgtgtgtgagagtgtgtgagtgtgtgtgtgtgtgtgcatgtgtgagcgtgagtgtgtgtgtgtgtgtgtgtgtgtgtgcgtgagtgagtgtgtgtgcgtgagtgtgagtgtgtgcgtgagtgtgtgtgagtgtgtgagtgagtgtgagtttgtgcgtgtgtgtgagtgtgtgtgtgtgtgtgtgtgagtgagtgtgtgagagagaaagggtgaatgagaaacagtgtagtgctttgtagaactgttaaggttaaaaggtgc
This window of the Ictalurus furcatus strain D&B chromosome 21, Billie_1.0, whole genome shotgun sequence genome carries:
- the elmo2 gene encoding engulfment and cell motility protein 2 isoform X2, with the translated sequence MLSQALCQRGDIPQASSFPSFSLQVVTPQDGYSFPHQAECDRVMVVPWSPDARLQTPPPGLAPGACTGCPDLSRVMQVVREQIVRVLAMKPLTLDQLKVKLYNLSYSEILRLRHSERVNQDDFHSAPIIELRERIQPEILELIKQQRLNRLCEGSCFRKLAHRRRQEKFWFCRLSLNHKVLHYGDLDESPQGEVPFEMLTDKIPVCDIKSVVTGKDCPHMKEKSALKQNKDVLELAFSILYDPDEALNFVAPSKYEYCIWMDGLSVLMGKEMCSDLTRSDLDTLISMEMKLRLLDLENISIPEAPPPIPKEPSSYNFTYNYG